Below is a window of Bacillota bacterium DNA.
TCCTAGCCTCTTGGTGAACAAAAGAACCCGACACGCCGCCTTGCTGTGAAGGGAAGCCATGGGCCTCTCTGGGCGGTTTCGGGTTCCAGGAGCGACGTTGCTCGGGAGTGATCCGCGCGAGGGTGTCGAGTTCGAGCTCGAGATCGAAGCGATGGAATGCGCGAATGCCCCGCGCCGTCGGGCTCGTTAGCGGGCGCGCTCCACCTTGCCTGAGCGAAGACACCTGGTGCACACGTAGATGCGCTTCGGGGCGCCGTTGACGATGGCCTTCACCCGACGGATGTTCGGCAGCCACTTGCGGGGAGTCTTGATGTCCGAATGGCTTACCTGTCTACCTACATGC
It encodes the following:
- a CDS encoding 50S ribosomal protein L28, translated to MSYRCEICGKSPHVGRQVSHSDIKTPRKWLPNIRRVKAIVNGAPKRIYVCTRCLRSGKVERAR